The nucleotide window tCACTTCTTATATATCACTTAGAGAGTGCTATTTGAAGATGCAGTCTTAAATATTGTGATTACATAAcatctcttccagttttataattttgtttctataaaaCCAGTCTGGATTATCATCTGATACCAGAAAGTGACACTTTTCCTCCAAGTAAATAGTTGTACCATGGCTGTTTACCCTTACTCATATATTAAAGTAGCTGCTGTAAACAGCTCTTTGCAGTTTGTACTGTTTCTTTGCCCTAGGGATATTGAGTCACTGGACAGCTCACTAAATCCAATCTCATTTTAGTTTTAGTTGTATTGATTGTGAGGAAGGAGGGGTGAGCAGGAAAAGTCCTTTGGAAAttataatttgtgtgtttttatcaAAATTTTGCAGAAAATGTTTAATCTCAAGGTGATCTTTGAAGTGAGAGGAATAATGGATGATACTctgcttcaaaataatttatactacaaaaaaataaattatttatagtgtTAATCCATTTGCCCATAACAAACCTAATTTCTTAATAACACTTGTTAATGGAGGCCATTTAACTGATTCTAGCTATTGCCTACTTGGGCTTTATATATGTCAGACTCTGGGATCTGCAGTTTCTCTTAGGGCAAATCTTAGATATTATCTCAAAACTTGGATTTTAAGTGTTCTGTCCTAACAGAACCACCATGCCATTTGCTCCTTTCTGTTGTGGAAGATGGATACTTTAAGATAATACCTGATTCTCATTTTCCTGTTAGGGGCCTACCAATATGTTTcttccccccccgccccccccattAACTAAAATCATTCCAAAGCTCTATGTACAGAGATACTGAGACTAGGGTAAAATATTCTACATATTTTGTCATGAGAAGCTCTTTTTAGCTTGATGAAATAAGTGCTTTCTTAATATGAGATTCCTTCCATGGCAGTCATTTTTAGCTATTAAACTAAATAGACAAACAATTAATTTAATCATATCTTTTGAATTGTCCCAGAGTCACCACATACTATGGACATGTCAATTGTATTAGAAGATGAAAAGCCAGTGAGTGTTAATGAAGTACCAGACTACCATGAGGATATTCACACATACCTTAGGGAAATGGAGGTAAAGGTTCTCTGAATCCAGTTTGTATAATGTATTTGTTAAATGTGGCTAAATGAAATTGAGAGGatgatgtttaaatttttaaactaatGAATTATTCTAATGCTACAGTTAAGTTTATAGCATGTAGCCTCTCTTAATGGTAAAATAATCTAATTGCAATTTTTACACTATAATAATTTTAACActataaataattttctcaataGGTTAAATGTAAACCTAAAGTGGGTTACATGAAGAAACAGCCAGACATCACTAACAGTATGAGAGCTATCCTCGTGGACTGGTTAGTTGAAGTAGGAGAAGAATATAAACTACAGAATGAGACCCTTCATTTGGCTGTGAACTACATTGATAGGTTCCTTTCTTCCATGTCAGTGCTGAGAGGAAAGCTTCAGCTTGTGGGCACTGCTGCTATGCTATTAGCCTCGTAAGTCTACCTTGGTTTGTTTAAAAGTGATCACGATCTTTTGTCTAGGgaagaaattgttttttaatggtGACCTTTTAACATACACCAGGCAGAGAGTCAGTGACTACTTTAGGGATGGCAATGTGGTGGGGCTTGGGGCAGTGGAGGAGGATGAAACTGTGTTCTAATCTAGAACACTAATTTCCCCCCAACTGGATTCCTTGAACATGATATAGTATACTAggttacaaattttaaaacattttccttccAATATTACTTTCTGGCATATAAGCAGTGTCTCTTTTATTAAGAAGTaaaggcggggtgcggtggctcacgtctgtaatcccagcactttgggaggccaaggcaggtggatcacttgaggtcaggagttcgagaccagcctggccatcatggcaataccccgtctctactaaaaatacaaaaattagctgggcatgttgacgcatgcctgtaatctcagctactagggaggctgaggcaggagaatcgcttgaaccccggaggtggaggttgcagtgagctaagattgcaccactgcactctggcctgggcgacagagcaagactctgtctcaaaaaaaaaaaagaaagaaaaactaaatctaaaaatgaaaacatgaaacaTATTTTCCTAAGActtgtatttcctaaattttcaGGTACTTGGTGAACTCTGGCATTGTTCCCATCTTGAGAAGTCTCATGCCTTTCATTTACTTCCTTTGACTGAACTGGGGAAAATATCTCAAAAGTCCTTTATTGATTTGGACCTTTTAATTAGCAATTAGCTATCCAGTCTCTACTAGAAATGATGATCAAGTGTCTGGAAATGCAGTTGGTGTGGATTTTGGATTCATTCCATATTCTGCTAATGGGATTTCAGAATTGGGATAAGGAAGCTTGCTTCTCTTTTAGGACTGATTACTTAAAACTTTTTTCATTGTAGAAAGTTTGAAGAAATATACCCCCCAGAAGTAGCAGAGTTTGTGTACATTACAGATGATACCTACACCAAGAAACAAGTTCTGAGAATGGAGCATCTAGTTTTGAAAGTCCTTACTTTTGACTTAGCTGCTCCAACAGTACATCAGTTTCTTACCCAATACTTTCTGCATCAGCAACCTGCAAACTGCAAAGTTGAAAGTTTAGCAATGGTGAGTTAACTTTCATTTTGTTGAATGGCAATTCTTAGGTAATAATTAGGGGTAAGCCCTAATTCCTTTGTACAGGAACCTAGTTCCTTTGTACAGCAGTGGTGAAGACATTTAGTATTCAGAGGGAGATTAATGCTGCAGTATGGAAGAAAGCCTACTGCTGGCAAAAGATAATCTATCAGGAAAGCACTAGAAGCAGAGGTCTAAGGATGACATCTTGGGGATGGGTAGTCAGAagagttgttttttaaaagttaataaaggAGGGAAAATACAGGATGAGGATGGAACAGAACACTAAAATGATTGATATGTTTAAAGATGAGgctgtgaaatattttttctagagtTGCTACAGAGCCATTATCAAAGGTAGGAAGAAATTAGATTAGAAGGCAGAGGTTTGACATTTGAATTCTAAATGCTCTTGTGatcataagtattttttattcCAGTTTTTGGGAGAATTAAGTTTGATAGATGCTGACCCATACCTAAAGTATTTGCCATCAGTTATTGCTGGAGCTGCCTTTCATTTAGCACTCTACACAGTCACGGGACAAAGCTGGGTATGTATTACGGTCTTCACACACCTATCTTGTGACTGAAATGCCTGTGCCAGATTAAATAATAATTGTCCTACAAAACTGAGGGTTGCCTAGATGTTCTTACttggaaaaacttcaaatatatacagttgacctttgaaaaacacaggtttgaactgtgtgaGTCCACTTACATATGGATTTTTTTCCAATCAAATGTGGACTGAAACTACAGTATTCAGGGGATTCACAACCCATATATATGGAAGGGTGAGTGCAGGACTTGAATATGTAGATTTGGCTATATTTGGgaagggtcctggaaccaatccctcacGTACACTGAGGGATGATTATATACTGTTTAAGGCATGTTACCTGTTGAACAGTGTTCGTTAGGTAGTAAGCTTAGTTGTAACTTAAATTGAAAAGTGAGCTTTTTTAAAAGCATCTGACCTGTTGCTGGCAGGGAAAATAGTAAAAAATGGATCAAGAAATGGAATAATGGCCTGAGAAAACTAGTAGTTAGTTGGAAAAGTTAAAGATTAGTACTGGAATTTAACATAAGCTTAATGCCAACTATTTACTGTGTTTGGTGTCTGTTACTAAAAGCAAAACTCAGGggttctctattcctttctctgTAGCCTGAATCATTAATACGAAAGACTGGATATACCCTGGAAAGTCTTAAGCCTTGTC belongs to Symphalangus syndactylus isolate Jambi chromosome 4, NHGRI_mSymSyn1-v2.1_pri, whole genome shotgun sequence and includes:
- the CCNA2 gene encoding cyclin-A2 → MLGNSAPGPATREAGSALLALQQTALQEDQENINPEKAAPVQQPRTRAALAVLKAGNPRGLAQQQRPKTRRVAPLKDLPVNDEHVTVPPWKANSKQPAFTIHVDEAEKETQKKPAESQKTEREDALAFNSAISLPGPRKPLVPLDYPMDGSFESPHTMDMSIVLEDEKPVSVNEVPDYHEDIHTYLREMEVKCKPKVGYMKKQPDITNSMRAILVDWLVEVGEEYKLQNETLHLAVNYIDRFLSSMSVLRGKLQLVGTAAMLLASKFEEIYPPEVAEFVYITDDTYTKKQVLRMEHLVLKVLTFDLAAPTVHQFLTQYFLHQQPANCKVESLAMFLGELSLIDADPYLKYLPSVIAGAAFHLALYTVTGQSWPESLIRKTGYTLESLKPCLMDLHQTYLKAPQHAQQSIREKYKHSKYHGVSLLNPPETLNL